A genomic segment from Rhodospirillum centenum SW encodes:
- the nadC gene encoding carboxylating nicotinate-nucleotide diphosphorylase: MYHSPPYPLLYEDLVRRALLEDLGPAGDITAEACVSTRARARAVLRSRKAGVVAGLEPSLLAFRLLDPTLAVRIEAPDGTAVEPGGVLAVVEGAARPILSAERTALNLLGRLCGIATQTAALVRAIEGTGAAIVCTRKTTPGLRALEKYAVRVGGGQNHRFGLDDAVLIKDNHLVAAGGLRAAVQRARARAGHMVKIEVEVDTLEQLAELLTLPVDAVLLDNMAPDTLREAVAMVGGRMITEASGGITPESVRAVAETGVTLISLGWLTHSVRNFDIGLDFEPV; this comes from the coding sequence ATGTACCATTCCCCGCCCTATCCGCTCCTCTACGAGGATCTGGTCCGCCGCGCCCTGCTGGAGGATCTGGGGCCCGCCGGCGACATCACGGCCGAGGCCTGCGTCTCCACGCGGGCGCGGGCGCGCGCCGTGCTGCGGTCGCGCAAGGCCGGCGTCGTGGCGGGGCTGGAGCCGTCCCTGCTGGCCTTCCGCCTGCTGGACCCGACGCTCGCCGTCCGCATCGAGGCGCCGGACGGCACGGCGGTGGAGCCGGGCGGCGTGCTGGCCGTGGTGGAAGGGGCGGCGCGGCCGATCCTCTCGGCCGAGCGGACGGCGCTGAACCTGCTGGGCCGGCTCTGCGGCATCGCCACCCAGACGGCGGCGCTGGTCCGGGCGATCGAGGGCACCGGGGCGGCCATCGTCTGCACCCGCAAGACCACCCCCGGCCTGCGCGCGCTGGAGAAGTACGCGGTGCGGGTGGGCGGCGGCCAGAACCACCGCTTCGGCCTGGACGACGCGGTGCTGATCAAGGACAACCACCTGGTCGCCGCGGGCGGCCTGCGCGCCGCCGTGCAGCGCGCCCGCGCCCGCGCCGGGCACATGGTCAAGATCGAAGTCGAGGTGGACACGCTGGAGCAGCTCGCCGAGCTGCTGACCCTGCCGGTGGACGCCGTGCTGCTGGACAACATGGCGCCGGACACGCTGCGCGAGGCGGTGGCGATGGTCGGCGGCCGCATGATCACCGAGGCGTCGGGCGGCATCACGCCGGAGAGCGTGCGCGCCGTGGCGGAGACGGGCGTCACCCTGATCTCGCTCGGCTGGCTGACCCACAGCGTGCGGAACTTCGACATCGGGCTCGACTTCGAGCCGGTCTGA
- a CDS encoding tryptophan--tRNA ligase, translated as MTLAVSPLVCGISPPVTAAAVEVAVPGTLDLSHLPRLIHPAVARSRRGRTLVALLPDAPSLPEHALHRFTAALLAFGLAEDARLRVGPADAPALRLPDGADGDDDAGLLAALPLFPEAGAVRAFVASLDDDGRPAGLPKDPDHSVIYRLYARLAEPPRTETLRLRFLSGISWEDAREALAGLILRLTGGAASPFGRYAAEPEALADLLAVGAPRAA; from the coding sequence ATGACGCTCGCCGTTTCCCCGCTGGTCTGCGGGATCTCGCCTCCGGTCACCGCCGCCGCGGTGGAGGTGGCCGTGCCCGGGACGCTGGACCTCTCCCACCTGCCGCGCCTGATCCATCCGGCCGTCGCCCGCTCCCGCCGCGGCCGTACCCTGGTCGCACTGCTGCCGGACGCCCCGTCCCTGCCGGAGCACGCCCTGCACCGCTTCACCGCCGCGCTGCTGGCCTTCGGGCTGGCGGAGGATGCCCGCCTGCGGGTGGGGCCGGCCGACGCTCCGGCCCTGCGCCTGCCCGACGGGGCCGACGGGGATGACGATGCGGGCCTGCTGGCCGCCCTGCCGCTGTTTCCCGAGGCCGGGGCCGTGCGCGCCTTCGTCGCCTCGCTGGACGACGACGGGCGCCCCGCCGGCCTGCCGAAGGACCCCGACCACAGCGTGATCTACCGGCTCTACGCCCGGCTGGCGGAGCCGCCGCGGACGGAGACGCTGCGCCTGCGCTTCCTCTCCGGCATCTCCTGGGAGGATGCGCGTGAGGCGCTGGCGGGCCTGATCCTGCGCCTGACGGGCGGGGCGGCGTCCCCCTTCGGCCGCTACGCGGCCGAGCCGGAGGCGCTGGCCGACCTGCTGGCCGTCGGCGCCCCCCGCGCCGCCTGA
- a CDS encoding four-helix bundle copper-binding protein produces MSLREMIADHPDVRGDLNPALAACIEETLACAQVCTACADACLAEGMVAELRQCIRLNLDCADVCAAAGAVATRRTGGNVPVIRALLDACALACRRCGEECARHAGAHAHCRLCADSCRRCEAACREALESLPA; encoded by the coding sequence ATGTCCCTGCGCGAGATGATCGCCGACCACCCCGACGTCCGCGGCGACCTGAACCCCGCCCTGGCCGCCTGCATCGAGGAGACGCTGGCCTGCGCCCAGGTCTGCACCGCCTGCGCCGACGCCTGTCTGGCGGAAGGCATGGTGGCCGAGCTGCGCCAGTGCATCCGGCTGAACCTGGACTGTGCGGACGTGTGCGCCGCCGCGGGCGCCGTCGCCACGCGCCGGACCGGCGGCAACGTGCCGGTGATCCGCGCGCTGCTGGACGCCTGTGCCCTGGCCTGCCGCCGCTGCGGCGAGGAATGCGCCCGCCATGCCGGAGCGCACGCCCACTGCCGCCTCTGCGCAGACTCCTGCCGCCGCTGCGAGGCGGCCTGCCGGGAGGCGCTGGAGAGCCTGCCGGCCTGA
- a CDS encoding ArsR/SmtB family transcription factor, which translates to METRKAVEALAALAQDTRLTVFRLLVRRGPEGLSAGDIAAAAGVAASTLSHHLAALERAGLLRSWRVQRQVFYATDLEGTRRLMAFLLEDCCQGRPDLCGIPDSVPPGSGPACPDPSCHPPER; encoded by the coding sequence ATGGAAACGAGAAAGGCCGTCGAGGCGCTGGCCGCCCTGGCCCAGGATACCCGTCTGACCGTCTTCCGCCTGCTGGTGCGCCGGGGGCCGGAGGGGCTGAGCGCGGGGGACATCGCGGCGGCGGCGGGCGTCGCGGCCTCCACCCTGTCGCACCATCTGGCGGCGCTGGAGCGGGCGGGGCTGCTGCGCTCCTGGCGGGTGCAGCGGCAGGTCTTCTACGCCACGGACCTGGAGGGCACGCGGCGGCTCATGGCCTTCCTGCTGGAGGACTGCTGCCAGGGCCGGCCGGATCTGTGCGGCATCCCGGACAGCGTTCCGCCGGGCTCCGGTCCCGCCTGCCCGGACCCGTCCTGCCACCCGCCCGAGCGCTGA
- a CDS encoding arsenate reductase ArsC: MADTPGSRVYSVLFLCTHNSARSIMAEAILNRIGGGRFRAYSAGSHPSGQLNPAVSALLTSLKYDLSDARSKDWSGFAGPDAPALDFVITVCDQAAGEVCPIWPGQPMTAHWGFPDPSAVTGPEAEKHAVAADVYRMIHRRLEIFVNLPIRALDRLSLKRRLDEIGAAPLDAATLDAATAAGGGA; this comes from the coding sequence ATGGCCGACACCCCCGGAAGCCGCGTCTATTCCGTGCTGTTCCTCTGCACCCACAACAGCGCCCGCAGCATCATGGCCGAAGCCATCCTGAACCGGATCGGCGGTGGCCGCTTCCGCGCCTACAGCGCCGGCAGCCATCCGTCGGGGCAGCTGAACCCGGCCGTGAGCGCGCTGCTGACCAGCCTGAAGTACGACCTGTCGGACGCCCGCTCCAAGGACTGGAGCGGGTTCGCCGGTCCGGACGCGCCGGCGCTGGACTTCGTCATCACCGTCTGCGACCAGGCCGCCGGGGAGGTCTGCCCGATCTGGCCGGGGCAGCCGATGACGGCGCACTGGGGCTTCCCCGACCCCTCCGCCGTCACCGGCCCGGAGGCGGAGAAGCATGCCGTGGCGGCGGACGTCTACCGCATGATCCACCGCCGGCTGGAGATCTTCGTCAACCTGCCGATCCGCGCCCTGGACCGGCTGAGCCTGAAGCGCCGGCTGGACGAGATCGGCGCGGCCCCGCTCGACGCTGCCACGCTCGACGCTGCCACGGCGGCCGGGGGCGGGGCATGA
- the arsB gene encoding ACR3 family arsenite efflux transporter: MTAAVADDRGAAPLGLFERWLSLWVALCIAGGIALGSVAPGLFGLLSGLEVANVNLVVALLIWVMIYPMMVSVDFAALRRVGDRPKGLAVTLVVNWLVKPFTMAALGVLFFEGLFRDLVDPADAKQYIAGLILLGAAPCTAMVFVWSQLTRGDATYTLVQVGVNDLIMVLAFAPLVALLLGVTEVAVPWDTLLLAVLLYVVIPLAAGYATRRRLERRGGAAAVTAFTARCKPWTVVGLLATVVLLFGFQGGRILAQPLLIALIAAPLLVQSYGIFLIAYAWAWIWRIPFAIAAPAALIGTSNFFELAVAVAISLFGLDSGAALATVVGVLVEVPVMLSLVALANRTRRYFPAD; the protein is encoded by the coding sequence ATGACCGCCGCCGTCGCCGACGACCGCGGGGCCGCCCCGCTCGGCCTGTTCGAGCGCTGGCTGTCGCTCTGGGTCGCGCTGTGCATCGCCGGCGGCATCGCCCTGGGCAGCGTCGCGCCCGGCCTGTTCGGGCTGTTGAGCGGGCTGGAGGTGGCGAACGTCAATCTGGTCGTCGCCCTGCTGATCTGGGTGATGATCTACCCGATGATGGTGTCGGTGGATTTCGCCGCCCTGCGCCGGGTGGGCGACAGGCCGAAGGGGCTGGCGGTGACGCTGGTGGTGAACTGGCTGGTGAAGCCCTTCACCATGGCCGCCCTGGGCGTGCTGTTCTTCGAAGGGCTGTTCCGCGACCTCGTGGACCCGGCCGACGCCAAGCAGTACATCGCCGGCCTGATCCTGCTGGGGGCCGCCCCCTGCACCGCCATGGTCTTCGTCTGGAGCCAGCTCACGCGCGGCGATGCCACCTACACGCTGGTCCAGGTCGGGGTGAACGACCTGATCATGGTGCTGGCCTTCGCGCCGCTGGTCGCCCTGCTGCTGGGGGTGACGGAGGTGGCGGTGCCGTGGGACACGCTGCTGCTGGCGGTGCTGCTCTATGTCGTGATCCCGCTGGCAGCCGGCTACGCCACCCGGCGGCGGCTGGAACGCCGCGGCGGCGCGGCCGCCGTGACCGCCTTCACCGCCCGCTGCAAGCCGTGGACGGTGGTCGGGCTGCTGGCCACGGTGGTGCTGCTGTTCGGCTTTCAGGGCGGGCGCATCCTGGCGCAGCCGCTGCTGATCGCGCTGATCGCGGCGCCGCTGCTGGTGCAGAGCTACGGCATCTTCCTGATCGCCTACGCCTGGGCCTGGATCTGGCGCATCCCCTTCGCCATCGCCGCCCCGGCGGCGCTGATCGGCACCTCCAACTTCTTCGAGCTGGCGGTGGCGGTCGCCATCAGCCTGTTCGGGCTGGACAGCGGGGCGGCGCTGGCGACCGTCGTCGGCGTCCTGGTGGAGGTGCCGGTGATGCTGTCGCTGGTGGCGCTGGCGAACCGCACCCGCCGGTACTTCCCGGCGGACTGA
- a CDS encoding 4a-hydroxytetrahydrobiopterin dehydratase has translation MATTQTGTLTGAALTGAARAEALAGLAAWREVEGRDAIRRSFVFPDFNAAFGFMTRVALLAETMNHHPEWSNVYNRVEVTLTTHDAGGVTALDVRMAGFMDGIAG, from the coding sequence ATGGCGACGACACAGACGGGGACGCTCACGGGCGCGGCACTGACGGGCGCGGCTCGGGCCGAGGCGCTGGCGGGGCTGGCGGCGTGGCGGGAGGTGGAGGGGCGCGACGCCATCCGGCGCAGCTTCGTCTTCCCCGACTTCAACGCCGCCTTCGGCTTCATGACGCGGGTGGCCCTGCTGGCGGAGACGATGAACCACCACCCGGAATGGTCCAACGTCTACAACCGGGTCGAGGTCACGCTGACGACCCACGACGCCGGCGGCGTCACGGCCCTGGATGTCCGCATGGCCGGTTTCATGGACGGAATCGCCGGCTGA
- a CDS encoding metallopeptidase family protein produces MASLRRFTTAPTLEEIEAIAARAFDTIPEELRQHVRNVLIRVEDFPDEETEQEMGLESPFDLLGLYRGVGLPFQSVSDLPRGPEMIYLYRRPLLDYWCETGEDLTHLVRHVLIHEIGHHFGFSDADMEAIEAGAAGE; encoded by the coding sequence ATGGCGTCCCTGCGCCGTTTCACGACCGCCCCCACGCTGGAGGAGATCGAGGCGATCGCCGCCCGCGCCTTCGACACCATCCCGGAGGAACTGCGCCAGCATGTGCGCAACGTGCTGATCCGGGTGGAGGATTTCCCCGACGAGGAGACCGAGCAGGAGATGGGCCTGGAAAGCCCGTTCGACCTGCTGGGGCTCTACCGCGGCGTCGGCCTGCCGTTCCAGAGCGTGTCCGACCTGCCGCGCGGGCCGGAGATGATCTACCTCTACCGCCGGCCGCTGCTGGACTACTGGTGCGAGACGGGGGAGGACCTGACGCATCTGGTGCGCCATGTCCTGATCCATGAGATCGGCCACCATTTCGGCTTCTCCGACGCCGACATGGAGGCGATCGAGGCCGGGGCCGCCGGGGAGTAG
- a CDS encoding ABC transporter ATP-binding protein, translating to MPHPPVPPDAREAIRIEDLHKRFGDLEVLKGVSLTAREGDVIALIGSSGSGKSTLLRCINLMEVPDEGRVSIQGETIRMTRDRAGAVRPADRQQVDRIRQRLGMVFQNFNLWTHMTVLQNVIEAPVHVLGQPKEAAVERARALLAKVGLADKLDAYPAQLSGGQQQRAAIARMLAMEPKVMLFDEPTSALDPELVGEVLRVIRTLADEGNTMLIVTHEMAFARDVSSKVVFLHQGRIEEEGTPDEVFGNPRSERCRQFLSRETAY from the coding sequence ATGCCGCACCCGCCCGTTCCGCCCGATGCCCGCGAAGCCATCCGCATCGAGGATCTGCACAAGAGGTTCGGCGATCTGGAGGTGCTGAAAGGCGTGTCGCTGACGGCGCGGGAGGGCGACGTGATCGCCCTGATCGGCTCGTCGGGGTCGGGCAAGAGCACGCTGCTGCGCTGCATCAACCTGATGGAAGTGCCCGACGAGGGCCGCGTCTCCATCCAGGGGGAGACGATCCGCATGACCCGCGACCGCGCGGGTGCCGTGCGCCCGGCCGACCGCCAGCAGGTGGACCGCATCCGTCAGCGCCTGGGCATGGTGTTCCAGAACTTCAATCTCTGGACCCACATGACCGTGCTCCAGAACGTCATCGAGGCGCCGGTGCATGTGCTGGGCCAGCCGAAGGAGGCGGCGGTGGAGCGGGCCCGCGCCCTGCTCGCCAAGGTCGGGCTGGCGGACAAGCTGGACGCCTATCCGGCCCAGCTTTCCGGCGGCCAGCAGCAGCGCGCCGCCATCGCCCGCATGCTGGCGATGGAGCCGAAGGTGATGCTGTTCGACGAACCGACCTCGGCCCTGGACCCCGAGCTGGTGGGCGAGGTGCTGCGCGTCATCCGCACGCTGGCGGACGAGGGCAACACCATGCTGATCGTGACGCACGAGATGGCCTTCGCCCGCGACGTCTCCAGCAAGGTGGTGTTCCTGCACCAGGGCCGGATCGAGGAGGAAGGCACCCCCGACGAGGTGTTCGGCAACCCGCGCAGCGAGCGCTGCCGCCAGTTCCTCTCCCGCGAGACGGCGTACTGA
- a CDS encoding FxsA family protein: MRFLLFFLLLPLAEIAGFAWVGSAIGVLPTVLLVVLSALVGIGLLKRHGIDTLRRAQDRLDRGEPPVQEAFDGLCLALAGLLLVIPGFLSDIAGLLLFLPPVRSWLFGRMNMVVVTTGPAGVRPGGPLDGAGRPGGRAHGGPDVIEGDWVEVREERYRLEGEGGDDTPPTESRWRPPGR, from the coding sequence ATGCGCTTCCTTCTTTTCTTCCTGCTTCTTCCCCTGGCCGAGATCGCCGGATTCGCCTGGGTCGGCAGCGCCATCGGCGTGCTGCCGACGGTGCTTCTGGTGGTGCTGTCGGCCCTGGTCGGCATCGGGCTGCTGAAGCGGCACGGCATCGACACGCTACGCCGCGCCCAGGACCGCCTGGACCGCGGCGAGCCCCCGGTGCAGGAGGCGTTCGACGGGCTCTGCCTGGCGCTCGCCGGCCTGCTGCTGGTGATCCCCGGCTTCCTCTCCGACATCGCTGGGCTGCTGCTGTTCCTGCCGCCGGTGCGGTCGTGGCTGTTCGGGCGGATGAACATGGTCGTGGTCACCACAGGCCCGGCCGGGGTGCGGCCGGGCGGCCCGCTGGACGGCGCCGGCCGGCCCGGCGGCCGCGCCCATGGCGGCCCCGACGTGATCGAGGGCGACTGGGTCGAGGTGCGCGAGGAGCGCTACCGGCTGGAGGGCGAGGGCGGCGACGATACGCCGCCGACCGAAAGCCGCTGGCGGCCGCCCGGACGCTGA
- a CDS encoding Tim44/TimA family putative adaptor protein has product MGEGFYFFDILIFGMVAAFLVYRLRSVLGRRHGEERQRPNPFTPPPKAGQAPAPAESDNVVPLPDRGRPPEAPLPVETGPISLEEGLRQIRAADPTFNEKHFLQGAKAAFEMIVKAFADGDTPTLRPLLADDVYDGFAEAIRKRQAAGETRETRITAFESVDLKEARMDGRHAMVTIRFITHQVDCTVNAAGDVVDGDPDEAIEVVDIWTFSRNTRSPDPNWLLVETRVP; this is encoded by the coding sequence ATGGGTGAAGGTTTCTATTTCTTCGACATCCTGATCTTCGGCATGGTCGCCGCGTTCCTGGTGTATCGCCTGCGCAGCGTCCTCGGGCGCCGGCATGGCGAGGAGCGGCAGCGTCCCAACCCCTTCACGCCGCCGCCGAAGGCCGGTCAGGCTCCCGCCCCGGCGGAATCCGACAACGTGGTTCCGCTGCCCGACCGTGGCCGCCCGCCCGAGGCCCCGCTCCCGGTGGAAACGGGTCCGATCTCCCTGGAGGAGGGGCTGCGGCAGATCCGCGCGGCCGACCCGACCTTCAACGAGAAGCACTTCCTGCAAGGGGCCAAGGCCGCCTTCGAGATGATCGTGAAGGCCTTCGCCGACGGCGACACCCCGACCCTGCGCCCGCTGCTGGCGGATGACGTCTATGACGGCTTCGCCGAGGCGATCCGCAAGCGTCAGGCCGCCGGGGAGACGCGGGAGACCCGCATCACCGCCTTCGAGTCCGTCGATCTGAAGGAAGCGCGGATGGATGGTCGCCATGCCATGGTCACCATCAGGTTCATCACCCATCAGGTGGACTGCACGGTGAACGCCGCCGGCGACGTCGTGGACGGCGACCCGGATGAGGCGATCGAGGTCGTGGACATCTGGACCTTCAGCCGCAACACCCGCTCGCCGGACCCGAACTGGCTGCTGGTCGAGACGCGGGTGCCCTGA
- a CDS encoding murein transglycosylase A encodes MPRQTRPTRAGLVLAALLLSALAGCGAPRPPKEPPPARLTLAAADFRDLPGWAGDDHAAALPVLARSCARLAPQPDGRTLGPQGMLGRIADWKPACAALAAVPPGDGGAARAYFETWFRPWLAGNNGTDEGLFTGYYEALLRGSRRQHGPFQTPLLRRPDDLVMVDLGEFREALKGERIAGRVVDGRLRPYEDRAKIEAGALKGRNLELLWVDDPVEAFFLQIQGSGRVVLEDGTELRVGYDGQNGHPYVAIGRELVARGAMAKEAVTMQSIRAWLEANPASAAEVMNRNPSYVFFRLLDGEGPVGAQGVPLTPGRSLAVDRSFVAYGTPLWLDAEDPLDPARRLQRLLVAQDTGGAIRGPVRGDVFWGHGPEAELRAGRMKSPGRYWLLLPRTLVPAAPAS; translated from the coding sequence ATGCCCCGACAGACACGCCCGACCCGCGCCGGCCTCGTGCTGGCCGCCCTTCTCCTGTCCGCGCTCGCCGGCTGCGGCGCCCCGCGCCCGCCGAAGGAGCCGCCGCCCGCGCGCCTGACGCTCGCCGCCGCCGACTTCCGCGACCTGCCCGGCTGGGCCGGGGACGACCATGCGGCGGCGCTGCCGGTGCTGGCCCGCTCCTGCGCCCGGCTGGCGCCGCAGCCGGACGGGCGCACCCTGGGGCCGCAGGGCATGCTGGGCCGCATCGCCGACTGGAAGCCGGCCTGCGCCGCCCTGGCCGCCGTGCCGCCCGGCGACGGAGGGGCCGCCCGCGCCTATTTCGAGACCTGGTTCCGGCCCTGGCTGGCCGGCAACAACGGCACGGACGAGGGCCTGTTCACGGGCTATTACGAGGCGCTGCTGCGCGGCTCCCGCCGCCAGCACGGGCCGTTCCAGACGCCGCTGCTGCGCCGCCCCGACGATCTGGTGATGGTCGATCTGGGCGAATTCCGCGAGGCGCTGAAGGGCGAGCGCATCGCCGGCCGGGTCGTGGACGGCCGGCTGCGCCCCTATGAGGACCGCGCGAAGATCGAGGCCGGCGCGCTGAAGGGGCGCAACCTGGAACTGCTCTGGGTGGACGATCCGGTGGAGGCCTTCTTCCTCCAGATCCAGGGCTCCGGCCGCGTGGTGCTGGAGGACGGGACGGAGCTGCGCGTCGGTTATGACGGGCAGAACGGCCATCCCTACGTCGCCATCGGGCGCGAGCTGGTGGCCCGCGGCGCGATGGCGAAGGAGGCGGTCACCATGCAGTCGATCCGCGCCTGGCTGGAGGCGAACCCCGCCAGCGCTGCCGAGGTGATGAACCGCAACCCCTCCTATGTCTTCTTCCGCCTGCTGGACGGGGAAGGCCCGGTCGGCGCCCAGGGCGTGCCTCTGACGCCGGGCCGCAGCCTTGCCGTGGACCGCAGCTTTGTCGCCTACGGCACGCCGCTCTGGCTGGATGCGGAGGACCCGCTGGACCCGGCCCGGCGGCTGCAACGGCTGCTGGTGGCGCAGGACACCGGCGGCGCCATCCGCGGCCCCGTGCGCGGCGACGTCTTCTGGGGCCATGGCCCGGAGGCGGAACTGCGCGCCGGCCGGATGAAGAGCCCGGGCCGCTACTGGCTGCTGCTGCCGCGCACGCTGGTGCCCGCCGCCCCGGCGTCGTGA
- a CDS encoding TonB-dependent siderophore receptor, translating to MQKTWWLDAALAVLAATAPASAQEAGTATGEDAAADRPIDEIIVTGARQRSGAATKTDIPVIETPQPISIVPAELYQAQGALSVADTLRYVAGVQANPYGPDSRVDSSFIRGTNPLQFRDGMRDLFSYYASIRADPYTFSQVEVVRGPASVLFGTTSLGGLVNLVSKTPRFETGGEVSLRYGSFDRKEALADVTGTLAPGLAGRLVARVRESGTQTDHVPDDRTLLAPSVRWQPGPDTDITLLGLYQEDDGGSTSQFLPVVGTLLPNPNGRLPDSLFIGKPGWDRYDGRLRQGTGIVEHRFTDRVRMNLRARYVDSDLTYLTHYPDSYANPTNPYLDPARRLIGLYADGSKARMDIFSTDNNLRVDFNTGAAVEHVVLAGVDYSWNHVRKKGGFGYEIIDIYDPDYDALSDFGGGLPATDPTEDVAQKQLGFYVQDQIRLWDRASVVLGGRRDRVRTTNAGSPTEEAEATSLRAGLIVEVLTGVSPFVSYTESFEPIAGTASDGGAFDPKRGRQYEAGVKFHPDDATLLTLTGYHIKESNRPVDDPATPDPFDQTQAGSLTSKGFEVEASRLLPGNYEIIASYSYTKAEIEEEGTQLENVPKHNASLWGTKTLDLGSEARLRLGGGVRYAGASRSYGAAFPDGLRTPSYTLVDALAEVTWRNWQFTLNATNLLGKDYYSACLARGDCFMGAERTVFGTLSYRF from the coding sequence ATGCAGAAGACCTGGTGGCTGGACGCCGCGCTGGCGGTGCTGGCGGCGACGGCACCCGCGTCGGCGCAGGAGGCGGGGACCGCGACCGGAGAGGACGCCGCGGCCGACCGCCCGATCGACGAGATCATCGTCACCGGCGCCCGCCAGCGCAGCGGGGCCGCGACCAAGACCGACATTCCCGTGATCGAGACGCCGCAGCCGATCAGCATCGTGCCGGCCGAACTGTACCAGGCGCAGGGGGCGCTCTCCGTCGCGGACACGCTGCGCTACGTCGCCGGCGTACAGGCCAATCCCTACGGGCCGGACAGCCGGGTGGACAGCAGCTTCATCCGCGGCACCAACCCGTTGCAGTTCCGCGACGGCATGCGCGACCTGTTCAGCTACTACGCCAGCATCCGTGCCGACCCCTATACCTTCTCCCAGGTGGAGGTGGTGCGCGGCCCGGCCTCGGTGCTGTTCGGCACCACCTCGCTGGGCGGCCTCGTCAATCTCGTCTCCAAGACGCCGCGGTTCGAGACGGGGGGCGAGGTGTCGCTGCGCTACGGCTCCTTCGACCGCAAGGAGGCGCTGGCCGACGTGACCGGAACCCTCGCCCCCGGACTGGCCGGGCGGCTGGTGGCCCGCGTCCGCGAGTCGGGCACCCAGACCGACCATGTGCCCGACGACCGCACCCTGCTGGCGCCGTCCGTGCGCTGGCAGCCGGGGCCGGACACCGACATCACCCTGCTCGGCCTGTACCAGGAGGATGACGGCGGCTCCACCTCGCAGTTCCTGCCGGTGGTCGGCACCCTGCTGCCGAACCCGAACGGCCGGCTGCCGGACAGCCTGTTCATCGGCAAGCCGGGCTGGGACCGCTATGACGGGCGGCTGCGCCAGGGCACCGGCATCGTGGAGCACCGCTTCACCGACCGCGTCCGGATGAACCTGCGCGCGCGCTACGTGGACAGCGACCTGACCTACCTGACCCACTATCCCGACAGCTACGCCAACCCGACCAACCCCTACCTGGACCCCGCCCGGCGCCTGATCGGCCTCTATGCCGACGGCAGCAAGGCGCGGATGGACATCTTCTCCACCGACAACAACCTGCGCGTGGACTTCAACACCGGCGCGGCGGTGGAGCATGTCGTCCTGGCCGGCGTGGACTACAGCTGGAACCATGTCCGCAAGAAGGGCGGGTTCGGCTACGAGATCATCGACATCTACGATCCGGACTACGACGCCCTGTCCGACTTCGGCGGCGGCCTGCCGGCCACCGACCCGACGGAGGACGTGGCGCAGAAGCAGCTCGGCTTCTATGTGCAGGACCAGATCCGGCTGTGGGACCGGGCCTCGGTCGTGCTGGGCGGCCGGCGCGACCGGGTCCGCACGACCAATGCGGGCAGCCCGACGGAGGAGGCGGAGGCCACCTCGCTCCGCGCCGGGCTGATCGTGGAGGTGCTGACCGGCGTCTCCCCCTTTGTCAGCTACACGGAATCCTTCGAGCCGATCGCCGGCACCGCCAGCGACGGCGGGGCCTTCGATCCCAAGCGCGGCCGCCAGTACGAGGCCGGGGTCAAGTTCCATCCCGACGACGCCACGCTGCTGACCCTGACCGGCTACCACATCAAGGAGAGCAACCGGCCGGTGGACGACCCCGCGACGCCCGACCCGTTCGACCAGACCCAGGCGGGCTCGCTCACCTCCAAGGGTTTCGAGGTGGAGGCGAGCCGGCTGCTGCCGGGGAACTACGAGATCATCGCCAGCTACAGCTACACCAAGGCGGAGATCGAGGAGGAAGGCACCCAGTTGGAGAACGTGCCGAAGCACAACGCCTCGCTCTGGGGGACGAAGACGCTCGATCTCGGCAGCGAGGCCAGACTCCGGCTGGGCGGCGGCGTGCGCTACGCCGGCGCCAGCCGGTCCTACGGGGCGGCCTTCCCCGACGGCCTGCGCACGCCCTCCTACACGCTGGTGGACGCGCTGGCCGAGGTGACCTGGCGGAACTGGCAGTTCACGCTGAACGCCACGAACCTGCTGGGCAAGGACTACTATTCGGCCTGCCTCGCCCGCGGCGACTGCTTCATGGGGGCGGAGCGGACCGTCTTCGGCACCCTGAGCTACCGCTTCTGA